The following coding sequences are from one Gemmobacter sp. 24YEA27 window:
- a CDS encoding AAA family ATPase, with translation MSTRLGNRLREHAEETFPPDAQKGLRRFAMREAADLLRINQNTFRHHVSNLEGFPEGILEGGNRRSFTASELVEAQRILLDTGRIRREDHPHRTDGEACQVVTVFNLKGGSAKTSTVTHLGQLLGLRGYRVLLIDLDSQASLTNLFGITPELAPDLPTSYDLIRAENPLPASEIIRKTNFPTVDLIPASMDIMEYEFEVALSFRSGTTTFHTQLKEALEPVLGNYDIVLIDTPPQLNFSVISSIFASTGVLIPLNASMLDVMSLASFLKMASSLMGVVESHAPEHGLNFVRLLLTRYEPTDGPQVQISSLLRTVLGIRSCPPSSSNRLPSAMLRTRSRVSSK, from the coding sequence ATGTCTACGCGGCTCGGCAACCGTTTGCGAGAGCATGCCGAAGAGACGTTCCCACCGGATGCTCAAAAGGGCCTTCGGCGCTTCGCCATGCGCGAAGCCGCCGATCTGTTGCGCATTAATCAAAATACCTTTCGCCATCATGTGTCAAACTTGGAAGGTTTTCCGGAGGGCATACTGGAAGGTGGCAATCGGCGATCTTTTACTGCCAGCGAACTGGTCGAGGCGCAGCGCATACTTCTGGACACAGGGCGCATCCGCCGTGAGGATCACCCCCATCGCACGGACGGCGAAGCCTGTCAGGTTGTAACTGTCTTCAATCTGAAGGGCGGCTCTGCCAAGACCTCGACCGTGACCCACCTTGGGCAGCTTCTTGGTTTGCGCGGCTATCGTGTACTGCTCATCGATCTGGACAGTCAGGCCAGCCTGACCAATCTCTTCGGTATCACGCCCGAGCTCGCGCCCGACTTGCCGACCTCCTACGATCTCATTCGCGCAGAGAACCCCCTGCCCGCTTCAGAGATCATCAGGAAAACCAACTTCCCTACCGTGGACCTCATCCCCGCGTCGATGGACATCATGGAGTATGAGTTCGAGGTTGCATTAAGCTTCCGCAGCGGGACGACGACCTTCCACACCCAACTCAAGGAAGCGCTCGAACCCGTTCTTGGTAATTACGATATCGTCCTCATCGACACACCACCGCAGCTCAACTTCTCGGTGATCTCTTCCATCTTTGCGTCAACGGGCGTCCTGATCCCACTTAATGCCTCCATGCTGGATGTGATGTCTCTCGCCAGCTTTCTTAAAATGGCAAGCAGCCTAATGGGCGTGGTCGAGAGCCACGCTCCTGAGCATGGGCTGAACTTCGTTCGTCTTCTGTTGACCCGCTATGAACCGACAGACGGGCCACAGGTGCAGATCTCGTCTCTTCTGCGAACGGTGCTCGGGATTCGGTCCTGCCCGCCGAGTTCCTCAAATCGACTGCCGTCGGCGATGCTGCGAACACGCAGCAGAGTATCTTCGAAGTAG
- a CDS encoding ParB/RepB/Spo0J family partition protein, with product MARKVFGSTLKKAMEEGVSLDAIEAHAVQTRTSPTVARAQASVLEEDKHATRLLDPNLIRMSAVQDRLDPSDGLEELVESIREHGQKVAILVRRLADGAYEIVYGRRRLLACRELGQKVRATVMELSDEEALIAQGVENNARQDPSFIERAIFVSGIIAELGKTDETRKNAQTVAYRALQIDESLVSRMHRIASAIPMVLIRAIGPAHGSGGGSGKSLQSFAKQPRSRSCGGG from the coding sequence ATGGCGCGTAAGGTATTCGGCTCCACGCTCAAAAAAGCGATGGAAGAAGGTGTTTCTCTCGATGCCATTGAGGCCCATGCGGTACAGACCCGGACCAGTCCGACCGTTGCACGGGCCCAGGCTTCGGTTCTCGAGGAGGACAAACATGCCACCCGGCTGCTCGACCCAAATCTGATCCGCATGTCCGCGGTTCAGGATCGCCTCGATCCGTCAGACGGTCTCGAAGAGCTGGTGGAGTCTATCAGGGAGCACGGCCAGAAGGTGGCCATCCTTGTCCGCCGCCTGGCGGACGGGGCCTATGAGATCGTTTATGGCAGGCGGCGCCTTCTCGCCTGCCGAGAGCTAGGACAAAAAGTCCGGGCCACGGTCATGGAGCTTTCGGACGAAGAAGCTCTGATCGCCCAAGGCGTAGAGAACAATGCGCGCCAAGATCCCTCGTTTATCGAACGGGCGATTTTTGTTTCAGGCATCATCGCAGAACTCGGCAAGACCGACGAGACGCGGAAGAACGCCCAGACAGTTGCGTATCGGGCATTGCAAATCGATGAGTCTCTGGTTTCACGGATGCACCGTATCGCATCTGCAATCCCGATGGTCCTGATCCGGGCCATTGGACCGGCGCATGGCTCGGGCGGCGGGTCTGGGAAAAGCTTGCAAAGCTTTGCGAAACAACCCCGATCTCGCAGCTGCGGCGGCGGATAG